Proteins co-encoded in one Arachis hypogaea cultivar Tifrunner chromosome 11, arahy.Tifrunner.gnm2.J5K5, whole genome shotgun sequence genomic window:
- the LOC112720049 gene encoding uncharacterized protein, whose protein sequence is MDKPNRSDVHLSAEEEAAIEAEAREYFDGVVPKRHTKPQRSEYASEYVDDLSNSKNDSIPEFEQFQRLENDPQQKLVCNGGQVPEEFVETEYYKDLSSVDKNHHTTGTEFIKVEKSGKCFHIEECNDIACHESCKCNPATNDWVPAPSTEVSFNSDKPKRSDN, encoded by the exons atggaCAAGCCAAATCGGAGTGATGTTCATCTATCCGCTGAGGAAGAAGCTGCAATAGAGGCAGAGGCCAGAGAGTACTTCGATGGCGTCGTTCCAAAGAGGCACACAAAGCCTCAGAGAAGTGAATACGCTTCTGAATATGTCGATGATTTATCAAACTCCAAGAACGATTCTATTCCGGAATTCGAACAATTTCAGCGCCTCGAGAATGATCCACAACAG AAATTGGTTTGCAATGGGGGTCAAGTGCCAGAAGAATTTGTGGAAACAGAATATTACAAAGATCTCAGCAGCGTGGACAAGAACCACCATACG ACAGGAACTGAGTTCATCAAAGTAGAGAAAAGTGGGAAATGCTTCCACATAGAGGAGTGTAATGACATTGCTTGCCATGAATCTTGCAAGTGCAATCCAGCAACCAATGACTGGGTTCCAGCTCCTTCAACTGAG